The following is a genomic window from Opitutus sp. GAS368.
TCCTGCTGCCGAACGGTCGCGAACAGTTGGTCGATACCGGCGCGCTCTGGTATCCGGCCAACGATCACTTCGGCTGGTGGCAGCTGGTGACGCACATGTTCCTGCATGGGAGCCTGAGCCATATTTTCTTCAACATGTTCGCGCTCGTTTCCTTCGGCAGCATCCTGGAGCGGGAGTGGGGCGCGGGGCGCTTCCTGCTTTTCTACTTCCTCTGCGGCGTGGGGGCCGGGCTGGTCCAGACGGGGATCAGCTGGCAGGAGTTTCACGGCCTGCACGCCCGCCTGGTCGCGGCGGGACTGACGCCGTCCGCCATCAGTGATCTGTTGGTGCACGGAGGCGGCCAGCTGCCCCGGGATCCGGCGGTCAAGGCGGTGCTCGTCGAGCTCTACCAGATCTACGCCACGCCCATGCTCGGCGCCTCCGGGGCGATTTACGGACTGCTGGTGGCCTTTGGATTTCTCCATCCCAACGCCAAGCTGGCGATGATGTTCGTGCCGGTCCCGGTCGCGGCGAAGTTCTTCATTCCCGGTCTGCTGCTGCTCGATCTGTTCTCCGGCGTCACCGGGTTTTCCCTCTTCGGCGCCGGCATCGCCCATTTCGCCCATCTCGGCGGCGCTTTAATTGGCTTCCTGCTGATGTTGCTCTGGCGCCACCGCCACGCGCCGGACGAGCCCGATCCGATGACCGAAAGTAAAGGGTAAGCATAGGGTTCACCTCTTACCTAATGAGGATTACCTATTGAAGTTAGATCGATCAGCTAGCGGGTAGGGCGAGTCGTCCCGACGAGCCGCTCCGTGCCACGGCTCATCCGGAGGATTCGCCCTACCTGGCCTCGCGTCTCATCTTTAGGTAATGCTCAATAATGGTAGAAAACCAAACAGACCAGGGCGCCGATAGTGATGCCGGCTTGGCGTTTGACCTCGCGCAGGGAATGCCCAGTCTGCGGTCAC
Proteins encoded in this region:
- a CDS encoding rhomboid family intramembrane serine protease, coding for MSRMPRAVAALLILNIVLFAAGVLLPNGREQLVDTGALWYPANDHFGWWQLVTHMFLHGSLSHIFFNMFALVSFGSILEREWGAGRFLLFYFLCGVGAGLVQTGISWQEFHGLHARLVAAGLTPSAISDLLVHGGGQLPRDPAVKAVLVELYQIYATPMLGASGAIYGLLVAFGFLHPNAKLAMMFVPVPVAAKFFIPGLLLLDLFSGVTGFSLFGAGIAHFAHLGGALIGFLLMLLWRHRHAPDEPDPMTESKG